One Falco biarmicus isolate bFalBia1 chromosome 13, bFalBia1.pri, whole genome shotgun sequence genomic region harbors:
- the PASK gene encoding PAS domain-containing serine/threonine-protein kinase isoform X2 encodes MAAKAYSPSEGGLLPPSVGLVLTHLNSSDKLSRSYPWARKSRKSQLSELCRLKASLCGEKWNSYCLSSLAARNICTSKSGNSWARWDSASRSTFVGSSASCSFLHALTVEESSQHLSTAARNPNKAIFTVDVNTTEILVANDKACKLLGCSSQELIGKKLSHLISKSSQEVWEAVGEEYIETEESSPVVSGTVVDIVGRLNEKIPVSVWLRKIRSKENPCCVVVLEPVERLSASVSFRVDGKITSCDLLFAHLHGYPTLEEVVGLHIKDLIPSVQIPPLGKKIPKNLRIQQAVGQSREGNMFPLSLKLQVSLLEESQVAEQKDGVLQTEEVGTFTGGHYSATAVVFSTISGLITVQSDGTICGIKDSFALMLFGYEKKELLGKNIMFLIPGFYNNMERSSGCSLLLPPLDDSRGTESECIFEGVTACHTNGSGCCDKDSSFLAASLASLPSRDEEQKLKHRHKDNKLIHDETKQKNGTNFFSTPSPPEMVSTPSNRLEDNLGTASYGLVKLPSDVTCNSPGTPTIDEPWSGTTVDCRQDFQSHMVKGQLSKPNLYDAKHASLEHVVVENCLLNDASSFFANGTHTIHNVCSGNKMGCSASAPGVATTSEDVKESDTELNCVCCGLEVLNLNADVKGNSDNRSGITAAPVRTSFSNAADSAVDCMRTPSNSAFSTGQEKDLLNGVAVEDGSGLLASQRHLENSEESSKVFLEKPETLVQEPMGDNINRNILKGKGSPQEDCQLHGQQNMAIKVTSTPVRQEGRLNPADPLTLEILEGSYTGNCRHRDGSQLSILFEVKQVELQDPTVLFCVWVVKDLLQSQKEVVAKTQLLLSSLASSADSIADLSTNSLGEAIRSTSLFENSRRAEDLAGLRACEGEYAKNYNTLSLIGKGSFGFVWTARSKKDHQEVVVKFIWKERVLEDCWVDDPDRGRVTQEIAILLKLRHPSIIKVLDVFENEHFFQLVMEKHGSGLDLFTFIDNQPNLDEPLASYIFRQLVSAVGYLHCRNILHRDIKDENIVIAEDFTIKLVDFGSAAYLEPGKLFYTFCGTIEYCSPEVLSGKPYCGPELEMWSLGVTLYTLVFGENPFCELEETMAAVLNPPWPVSKGLMNIMAGLLHPVPERRTTLTVLAEDHWLKQPVNLGDYTWEEVYVSAETESSRFRNSSGGCIHEDRLLAPHVENEPCLNTSDCERAAPRREGAAAAECQGSGMGSRCSPSLQRY; translated from the exons ATGGCAGCCAAGGCTTACAGCCCTTCTGAAGGGGGCCTTCTGCCTCCATCAGTAGGCCTAGTCCTTACTCACTTGAATAGCTCCGATAAGCTAAGTAGATCCTACCCCTGGGCCcgcaaaagcaggaaaagtcaGCTTTCTGAACTCTGCCGGCTTAAAGCATCTCTGTGTG GGGAGAAGTGGAACTCTTACTGTTTGTCTTCACTGGCAGCTCGTAACATTTGTACCAGCAAAAGTGGTAACTCATGGGCTCGGTGGGATTCTGCCTCTCGCTCCACTTTTGTTGGAAGTTCTGCTTCTTGCTCCTTTTTGCATGCCCTCACTGTGGAGGAATCCAGCCAGCACCTCTCAACTGCTGCACGCAATCCAAACAAAGCCATCTTCACTGTGGATGTCAACACAACAGAG aTCCTAGTGGCTAATGACAAAGCCTGCAAGCTGCTTGGGTGTAGCAGCCAGGAACTCATTGGTAAAAAGCTGTCCCACTTGATATCCAAATCCAGTCAAGAGGTATGGGAAGCAGTGGGTGAGGAGTACatagaaacagaagaaagttcACCGGTGGTTTCAGGAACTGTG GTAGATATTGTAGGCCGTCTCAACGAGAAGATCCCTGTCTCCGTCTGGCTGAGGAAAATAAGAAGCAAGGAGAACCCGTGTTGTGTGGTTGTACTGGAACCAGTTGAAAGACTTTcagcttctgtttccttcaggGTTGAT GGAAAGATTACATCATGTGACCTTCTTTTTGCACATCTCCATGGCTACCCAACATTGGAAGAAGTAGTTGGGCTACACATAAAGGACTTGATTCCTTCTGTGCAGATACCTCCTCTaggcaaaaaaatcccaaag aACCTCAGGATCCAGCAAGCTGTAGGCCAGTCCAGAGAGGGTAACATGTTTCCTCTCAGTTTAAAGCTGCAAGTAAGCCTTCTGGAGGAGAGCCAAGTAGCAGAACAGAAAGATGGTGTTCTGCAGACGGAAGAAGTTGGCACTTTCACAGGCGGTCATTACTCTGCTACAGCTGTGGTTTTCTCCACCATCAGTGGTCTTATTACTGTCCAGTCAGATGGAACCATCTGTGGCATCAAGGATAGTTTTGCTTTAATGCTGTTTGGCTATGAGAAGAAAGAACTGTTGGGAAAG aACATTATGTTCCTGATCCCTGGTTTCTATAACAACATGGAGAGAAGCAGCGGTTGTTCTTTGCTGTTACCTCCTCTTGACGACTCCAGAGGGACAGAGAGTGAGTGCATCTTTGAAGGTGTTACTGCCTGCCATACAAATGGCTCTGGCTGCTGTGACAAAG ACAGCAGCTTCTTGGCTGCATCTTTGGCAAGCCTACCCTCAAGAGATGAAGAGCAGAAATTGAAACATAGACACAAAGATAACAAATTAATACATGACGAGACTAAACAAAAGAATGGGACTAACTTCTTTTCTACTCCCTCACCTCCTGAAATGGTATCCACACCTTCTAACAG GCTAGAAGACAATCTAGGTACTGCATCCTATGGCCTGGTTAAGCTGCCTTCTGATGTTACTTGTAACTCACCTGGAACACCGACAATAGATGAGCCGTGGTCTGGGACCACAGTGGACTGCAGACAAGACTTCCAAAGCCACATGGTTAAAGGGCAGTTGTCAAAACCAAACTTGTATGATGCAAAACATGCCAGCCTTGAGCACGTTGTTGTTGAAAACTGCCTGCTAAATGATGCTTCATCCTTCTTTGCAAACGGAACACACACTATCCATAATGTTTGCTCAGGAAATAAAATGGGTTGCAGTGCTTCTGCACCAGGAGTTGCCACAACCTCTGAAGATGTTAAAGAATCAGACACTGAGCTGAACTGTGTTTGCTGTGGTCTTGAGGTACTGAATCTGAATGCTGATGTCAAGGGGAACTCCGACAATCGTTCAGGTATTACTGCAGCTCCTGTAAGAACATCTTTCTCTAATGCAGCAGACTCAGCTGTGGACTGTATGCGAACTCCAAGTAACAGTGCCTTTTCAACAGGGCAAGAAAAGGATCTGTTGAATGGTGTTGCTGTAGAAGATGGTTCTGGGTTGCTGGCCTCCCAAAGGCATTTAGAAAACTCTGAAGAATCCTCAAAAGTGTTTCTTGAGAAGCCAGAAACTCTTGTACAAGAGCCCATGGGTGACAACATCAACAGAAACATACTGAAGGGCAAAGGTAGTCCTCAAGAAGACTGTCAGTTGCATGGCCAGCAAAATATGGCGATAAAAGTAACATCGACCCCGGTGAGACAAGAAGGAAGGCTGAATCCAGCAGATCCTTTGACCTTGGAGATTCTGGAAGGCAGCTACACTGGGAATTGCCGTCACAGAGATGGTTCACAATTAA GTATACTCTTTGAAGTGAAACAGGTAGAGCTGCAGGACCCTACCGTACTTTTCTGTGTCTGGGTGGTGAAAGACCTTCTACAGAGCCAGAAGGAAGTGGTAGCAAAGactcagcttttgctttccagtctAGCAAGCTCTGCTGACTCTATTGCCGATCTTTCCACAAATAGTCTTGGAGAA GCCATCAGATCAACTTCATTGTTTGAGAATTCTCGAAGAGCTGAAGATCTTGCAGGATTAAGGGCGTGTGAGGGAGAGTACGCAAAAAATTACAACACTCTCAGTCTAATTGGCAAAGGGTCTTTTGGCTTTGTGTGGACTGCCAGGAGCAAGAAAGATCACCAGGAg GTTGTCGTAAAGTTCATCTGGAAGGAGAGGGTGCTTGAGGACTGCTGGGTAGATGATCCTGATCGAGGGAGAGTTACGCAAGAAATTGCAATCCTGTTGAAGCTGCGGCACCCCAGTATCATTAAG GTGCTGGACGTATTTGAAAATGAACACTTCTTCCAGCTGGTGATGGAGAAGCATGGGTCTGGTCTGGATCTCTTTACATTCATTGATAATCAGCCCAACTTGGATGAGCCATTAGCGAGCTATATATTCAGACAG CTTGTGTCAGCTGTTGGGTACCTCCACTGTAGAAACATCCTTCACAGAGACATCAAGGATGAAAACATTGTCATTGCTGAAGATTTCACAATCAAATTAGTAGACTTTggttcagctgcctacctggaACCTGGCAAACTGTTTTATACCTTCTGTGGGACAATTGAATACTGCTCACCAGAAGTGCTGTCTGGCAAACC GTACTGTGGCCCTGAGCTGGAGATGTGGTCACTTGGTGTCACGCTGTATACCCTGGTATTTGGAGAGAATCCCTTCTGTGAGCTGGAGGAGACCATGGCAGCTGTCCTGAATCCTCCTTGGCCTGTGTCAAAAG GTCTCATGAACATCATGGCTGGGCTTCTGCATCCTGTTCCGGAGCGGCGCACAACTCTCACAGTGTTAGCAGAGGATCATTGGCTGAAGCAGCCTGTGAACCTGGGTGATTATACCTGGGAAGAGGTATACGTGTCTGCTGAGACAG AAAGCAGCAGATTCAGAAACAGTTCTGGTGGGTGCATACACGAAGACAGGCTCCTGGCTCCTCACGTGGAGAATGAGCCGTGCTTGAACACTTCTGACTGCGAGCGTGCAGCTCCCCGCCGGGAAGGAGCAGCGGCTGCGGAGTGCCAGGGCTCGGGCATGGGAAGTCGCTGCAGTCCTTCTCTGCAGCGCTACTAA
- the PASK gene encoding PAS domain-containing serine/threonine-protein kinase isoform X1 — protein sequence MAAKAYSPSEGGLLPPSVGLVLTHLNSSDKLSRSYPWARKSRKSQLSELCRLKASLCGEKWNSYCLSSLAARNICTSKSGNSWARWDSASRSTFVGSSASCSFLHALTVEESSQHLSTAARNPNKAIFTVDVNTTEILVANDKACKLLGCSSQELIGKKLSHLISKSSQEVWEAVGEEYIETEESSPVVSGTVVDIVGRLNEKIPVSVWLRKIRSKENPCCVVVLEPVERLSASVSFRVDGKITSCDLLFAHLHGYPTLEEVVGLHIKDLIPSVQIPPLGKKIPKNLRIQQAVGQSREGNMFPLSLKLQVSLLEESQVAEQKDGVLQTEEVGTFTGGHYSATAVVFSTISGLITVQSDGTICGIKDSFALMLFGYEKKELLGKNIMFLIPGFYNNMERSSGCSLLLPPLDDSRGTESECIFEGVTACHTNGSGCCDKDSSFLAASLASLPSRDEEQKLKHRHKDNKLIHDETKQKNGTNFFSTPSPPEMVSTPSNRLEDNLGTASYGLVKLPSDVTCNSPGTPTIDEPWSGTTVDCRQDFQSHMVKGQLSKPNLYDAKHASLEHVVVENCLLNDASSFFANGTHTIHNVCSGNKMGCSASAPGVATTSEDVKESDTELNCVCCGLEVLNLNADVKGNSDNRSGITAAPVRTSFSNAADSAVDCMRTPSNSAFSTGQEKDLLNGVAVEDGSGLLASQRHLENSEESSKVFLEKPETLVQEPMGDNINRNILKGKGSPQEDCQLHGQQNMAIKVTSTPVRQEGRLNPADPLTLEILEGSYTGNCRHRDGSQLSILFEVKQVELQDPTVLFCVWVVKDLLQSQKEVVAKTQLLLSSLASSADSIADLSTNSLGEVRNPTMAIRSTSLFENSRRAEDLAGLRACEGEYAKNYNTLSLIGKGSFGFVWTARSKKDHQEVVVKFIWKERVLEDCWVDDPDRGRVTQEIAILLKLRHPSIIKVLDVFENEHFFQLVMEKHGSGLDLFTFIDNQPNLDEPLASYIFRQLVSAVGYLHCRNILHRDIKDENIVIAEDFTIKLVDFGSAAYLEPGKLFYTFCGTIEYCSPEVLSGKPYCGPELEMWSLGVTLYTLVFGENPFCELEETMAAVLNPPWPVSKGLMNIMAGLLHPVPERRTTLTVLAEDHWLKQPVNLGDYTWEEVYVSAETESSRFRNSSGGCIHEDRLLAPHVENEPCLNTSDCERAAPRREGAAAAECQGSGMGSRCSPSLQRY from the exons ATGGCAGCCAAGGCTTACAGCCCTTCTGAAGGGGGCCTTCTGCCTCCATCAGTAGGCCTAGTCCTTACTCACTTGAATAGCTCCGATAAGCTAAGTAGATCCTACCCCTGGGCCcgcaaaagcaggaaaagtcaGCTTTCTGAACTCTGCCGGCTTAAAGCATCTCTGTGTG GGGAGAAGTGGAACTCTTACTGTTTGTCTTCACTGGCAGCTCGTAACATTTGTACCAGCAAAAGTGGTAACTCATGGGCTCGGTGGGATTCTGCCTCTCGCTCCACTTTTGTTGGAAGTTCTGCTTCTTGCTCCTTTTTGCATGCCCTCACTGTGGAGGAATCCAGCCAGCACCTCTCAACTGCTGCACGCAATCCAAACAAAGCCATCTTCACTGTGGATGTCAACACAACAGAG aTCCTAGTGGCTAATGACAAAGCCTGCAAGCTGCTTGGGTGTAGCAGCCAGGAACTCATTGGTAAAAAGCTGTCCCACTTGATATCCAAATCCAGTCAAGAGGTATGGGAAGCAGTGGGTGAGGAGTACatagaaacagaagaaagttcACCGGTGGTTTCAGGAACTGTG GTAGATATTGTAGGCCGTCTCAACGAGAAGATCCCTGTCTCCGTCTGGCTGAGGAAAATAAGAAGCAAGGAGAACCCGTGTTGTGTGGTTGTACTGGAACCAGTTGAAAGACTTTcagcttctgtttccttcaggGTTGAT GGAAAGATTACATCATGTGACCTTCTTTTTGCACATCTCCATGGCTACCCAACATTGGAAGAAGTAGTTGGGCTACACATAAAGGACTTGATTCCTTCTGTGCAGATACCTCCTCTaggcaaaaaaatcccaaag aACCTCAGGATCCAGCAAGCTGTAGGCCAGTCCAGAGAGGGTAACATGTTTCCTCTCAGTTTAAAGCTGCAAGTAAGCCTTCTGGAGGAGAGCCAAGTAGCAGAACAGAAAGATGGTGTTCTGCAGACGGAAGAAGTTGGCACTTTCACAGGCGGTCATTACTCTGCTACAGCTGTGGTTTTCTCCACCATCAGTGGTCTTATTACTGTCCAGTCAGATGGAACCATCTGTGGCATCAAGGATAGTTTTGCTTTAATGCTGTTTGGCTATGAGAAGAAAGAACTGTTGGGAAAG aACATTATGTTCCTGATCCCTGGTTTCTATAACAACATGGAGAGAAGCAGCGGTTGTTCTTTGCTGTTACCTCCTCTTGACGACTCCAGAGGGACAGAGAGTGAGTGCATCTTTGAAGGTGTTACTGCCTGCCATACAAATGGCTCTGGCTGCTGTGACAAAG ACAGCAGCTTCTTGGCTGCATCTTTGGCAAGCCTACCCTCAAGAGATGAAGAGCAGAAATTGAAACATAGACACAAAGATAACAAATTAATACATGACGAGACTAAACAAAAGAATGGGACTAACTTCTTTTCTACTCCCTCACCTCCTGAAATGGTATCCACACCTTCTAACAG GCTAGAAGACAATCTAGGTACTGCATCCTATGGCCTGGTTAAGCTGCCTTCTGATGTTACTTGTAACTCACCTGGAACACCGACAATAGATGAGCCGTGGTCTGGGACCACAGTGGACTGCAGACAAGACTTCCAAAGCCACATGGTTAAAGGGCAGTTGTCAAAACCAAACTTGTATGATGCAAAACATGCCAGCCTTGAGCACGTTGTTGTTGAAAACTGCCTGCTAAATGATGCTTCATCCTTCTTTGCAAACGGAACACACACTATCCATAATGTTTGCTCAGGAAATAAAATGGGTTGCAGTGCTTCTGCACCAGGAGTTGCCACAACCTCTGAAGATGTTAAAGAATCAGACACTGAGCTGAACTGTGTTTGCTGTGGTCTTGAGGTACTGAATCTGAATGCTGATGTCAAGGGGAACTCCGACAATCGTTCAGGTATTACTGCAGCTCCTGTAAGAACATCTTTCTCTAATGCAGCAGACTCAGCTGTGGACTGTATGCGAACTCCAAGTAACAGTGCCTTTTCAACAGGGCAAGAAAAGGATCTGTTGAATGGTGTTGCTGTAGAAGATGGTTCTGGGTTGCTGGCCTCCCAAAGGCATTTAGAAAACTCTGAAGAATCCTCAAAAGTGTTTCTTGAGAAGCCAGAAACTCTTGTACAAGAGCCCATGGGTGACAACATCAACAGAAACATACTGAAGGGCAAAGGTAGTCCTCAAGAAGACTGTCAGTTGCATGGCCAGCAAAATATGGCGATAAAAGTAACATCGACCCCGGTGAGACAAGAAGGAAGGCTGAATCCAGCAGATCCTTTGACCTTGGAGATTCTGGAAGGCAGCTACACTGGGAATTGCCGTCACAGAGATGGTTCACAATTAA GTATACTCTTTGAAGTGAAACAGGTAGAGCTGCAGGACCCTACCGTACTTTTCTGTGTCTGGGTGGTGAAAGACCTTCTACAGAGCCAGAAGGAAGTGGTAGCAAAGactcagcttttgctttccagtctAGCAAGCTCTGCTGACTCTATTGCCGATCTTTCCACAAATAGTCTTGGAGAAGTAAGAAATCCTACTATG GCCATCAGATCAACTTCATTGTTTGAGAATTCTCGAAGAGCTGAAGATCTTGCAGGATTAAGGGCGTGTGAGGGAGAGTACGCAAAAAATTACAACACTCTCAGTCTAATTGGCAAAGGGTCTTTTGGCTTTGTGTGGACTGCCAGGAGCAAGAAAGATCACCAGGAg GTTGTCGTAAAGTTCATCTGGAAGGAGAGGGTGCTTGAGGACTGCTGGGTAGATGATCCTGATCGAGGGAGAGTTACGCAAGAAATTGCAATCCTGTTGAAGCTGCGGCACCCCAGTATCATTAAG GTGCTGGACGTATTTGAAAATGAACACTTCTTCCAGCTGGTGATGGAGAAGCATGGGTCTGGTCTGGATCTCTTTACATTCATTGATAATCAGCCCAACTTGGATGAGCCATTAGCGAGCTATATATTCAGACAG CTTGTGTCAGCTGTTGGGTACCTCCACTGTAGAAACATCCTTCACAGAGACATCAAGGATGAAAACATTGTCATTGCTGAAGATTTCACAATCAAATTAGTAGACTTTggttcagctgcctacctggaACCTGGCAAACTGTTTTATACCTTCTGTGGGACAATTGAATACTGCTCACCAGAAGTGCTGTCTGGCAAACC GTACTGTGGCCCTGAGCTGGAGATGTGGTCACTTGGTGTCACGCTGTATACCCTGGTATTTGGAGAGAATCCCTTCTGTGAGCTGGAGGAGACCATGGCAGCTGTCCTGAATCCTCCTTGGCCTGTGTCAAAAG GTCTCATGAACATCATGGCTGGGCTTCTGCATCCTGTTCCGGAGCGGCGCACAACTCTCACAGTGTTAGCAGAGGATCATTGGCTGAAGCAGCCTGTGAACCTGGGTGATTATACCTGGGAAGAGGTATACGTGTCTGCTGAGACAG AAAGCAGCAGATTCAGAAACAGTTCTGGTGGGTGCATACACGAAGACAGGCTCCTGGCTCCTCACGTGGAGAATGAGCCGTGCTTGAACACTTCTGACTGCGAGCGTGCAGCTCCCCGCCGGGAAGGAGCAGCGGCTGCGGAGTGCCAGGGCTCGGGCATGGGAAGTCGCTGCAGTCCTTCTCTGCAGCGCTACTAA
- the PASK gene encoding PAS domain-containing serine/threonine-protein kinase isoform X3, whose protein sequence is MAAKAYSPSEGGLLPPSVGLVLTHLNSSDKLSRSYPWARKSRKSQLSELCRLKASLCGEKWNSYCLSSLAARNICTSKSGNSWARWDSASRSTFVGSSASCSFLHALTVEESSQHLSTAARNPNKAIFTVDVNTTEILVANDKACKLLGCSSQELIGKKLSHLISKSSQEVWEAVGEEYIETEESSPVVSGTVVDIVGRLNEKIPVSVWLRKIRSKENPCCVVVLEPVERLSASVSFRVDGKITSCDLLFAHLHGYPTLEEVVGLHIKDLIPSVQIPPLGKKIPKNLRIQQAVGQSREGNMFPLSLKLQVSLLEESQVAEQKDGVLQTEEVGTFTGGHYSATAVVFSTISGLITVQSDGTICGIKDSFALMLFGYEKKELLGKNIMFLIPGFYNNMERSSGCSLLLPPLDDSRGTESECIFEGVTACHTNGSGCCDKDSSFLAASLASLPSRDEEQKLKHRHKDNKLIHDETKQKNGTNFFSTPSPPEMVSTPSNRLEDNLGTASYGLVKLPSDVTCNSPGTPTIDEPWSGTTVDCRQDFQSHMVKGQLSKPNLYDAKHASLEHVVVENCLLNDASSFFANGTHTIHNVCSGNKMGCSASAPGVATTSEDVKESDTELNCVCCGLEVLNLNADVKGNSDNRSGQEKDLLNGVAVEDGSGLLASQRHLENSEESSKVFLEKPETLVQEPMGDNINRNILKGKGSPQEDCQLHGQQNMAIKVTSTPVRQEGRLNPADPLTLEILEGSYTGNCRHRDGSQLSILFEVKQVELQDPTVLFCVWVVKDLLQSQKEVVAKTQLLLSSLASSADSIADLSTNSLGEVRNPTMAIRSTSLFENSRRAEDLAGLRACEGEYAKNYNTLSLIGKGSFGFVWTARSKKDHQEVVVKFIWKERVLEDCWVDDPDRGRVTQEIAILLKLRHPSIIKVLDVFENEHFFQLVMEKHGSGLDLFTFIDNQPNLDEPLASYIFRQLVSAVGYLHCRNILHRDIKDENIVIAEDFTIKLVDFGSAAYLEPGKLFYTFCGTIEYCSPEVLSGKPYCGPELEMWSLGVTLYTLVFGENPFCELEETMAAVLNPPWPVSKGLMNIMAGLLHPVPERRTTLTVLAEDHWLKQPVNLGDYTWEEVYVSAETESSRFRNSSGGCIHEDRLLAPHVENEPCLNTSDCERAAPRREGAAAAECQGSGMGSRCSPSLQRY, encoded by the exons ATGGCAGCCAAGGCTTACAGCCCTTCTGAAGGGGGCCTTCTGCCTCCATCAGTAGGCCTAGTCCTTACTCACTTGAATAGCTCCGATAAGCTAAGTAGATCCTACCCCTGGGCCcgcaaaagcaggaaaagtcaGCTTTCTGAACTCTGCCGGCTTAAAGCATCTCTGTGTG GGGAGAAGTGGAACTCTTACTGTTTGTCTTCACTGGCAGCTCGTAACATTTGTACCAGCAAAAGTGGTAACTCATGGGCTCGGTGGGATTCTGCCTCTCGCTCCACTTTTGTTGGAAGTTCTGCTTCTTGCTCCTTTTTGCATGCCCTCACTGTGGAGGAATCCAGCCAGCACCTCTCAACTGCTGCACGCAATCCAAACAAAGCCATCTTCACTGTGGATGTCAACACAACAGAG aTCCTAGTGGCTAATGACAAAGCCTGCAAGCTGCTTGGGTGTAGCAGCCAGGAACTCATTGGTAAAAAGCTGTCCCACTTGATATCCAAATCCAGTCAAGAGGTATGGGAAGCAGTGGGTGAGGAGTACatagaaacagaagaaagttcACCGGTGGTTTCAGGAACTGTG GTAGATATTGTAGGCCGTCTCAACGAGAAGATCCCTGTCTCCGTCTGGCTGAGGAAAATAAGAAGCAAGGAGAACCCGTGTTGTGTGGTTGTACTGGAACCAGTTGAAAGACTTTcagcttctgtttccttcaggGTTGAT GGAAAGATTACATCATGTGACCTTCTTTTTGCACATCTCCATGGCTACCCAACATTGGAAGAAGTAGTTGGGCTACACATAAAGGACTTGATTCCTTCTGTGCAGATACCTCCTCTaggcaaaaaaatcccaaag aACCTCAGGATCCAGCAAGCTGTAGGCCAGTCCAGAGAGGGTAACATGTTTCCTCTCAGTTTAAAGCTGCAAGTAAGCCTTCTGGAGGAGAGCCAAGTAGCAGAACAGAAAGATGGTGTTCTGCAGACGGAAGAAGTTGGCACTTTCACAGGCGGTCATTACTCTGCTACAGCTGTGGTTTTCTCCACCATCAGTGGTCTTATTACTGTCCAGTCAGATGGAACCATCTGTGGCATCAAGGATAGTTTTGCTTTAATGCTGTTTGGCTATGAGAAGAAAGAACTGTTGGGAAAG aACATTATGTTCCTGATCCCTGGTTTCTATAACAACATGGAGAGAAGCAGCGGTTGTTCTTTGCTGTTACCTCCTCTTGACGACTCCAGAGGGACAGAGAGTGAGTGCATCTTTGAAGGTGTTACTGCCTGCCATACAAATGGCTCTGGCTGCTGTGACAAAG ACAGCAGCTTCTTGGCTGCATCTTTGGCAAGCCTACCCTCAAGAGATGAAGAGCAGAAATTGAAACATAGACACAAAGATAACAAATTAATACATGACGAGACTAAACAAAAGAATGGGACTAACTTCTTTTCTACTCCCTCACCTCCTGAAATGGTATCCACACCTTCTAACAG GCTAGAAGACAATCTAGGTACTGCATCCTATGGCCTGGTTAAGCTGCCTTCTGATGTTACTTGTAACTCACCTGGAACACCGACAATAGATGAGCCGTGGTCTGGGACCACAGTGGACTGCAGACAAGACTTCCAAAGCCACATGGTTAAAGGGCAGTTGTCAAAACCAAACTTGTATGATGCAAAACATGCCAGCCTTGAGCACGTTGTTGTTGAAAACTGCCTGCTAAATGATGCTTCATCCTTCTTTGCAAACGGAACACACACTATCCATAATGTTTGCTCAGGAAATAAAATGGGTTGCAGTGCTTCTGCACCAGGAGTTGCCACAACCTCTGAAGATGTTAAAGAATCAGACACTGAGCTGAACTGTGTTTGCTGTGGTCTTGAGGTACTGAATCTGAATGCTGATGTCAAGGGGAACTCCGACAATCGTTCAG GGCAAGAAAAGGATCTGTTGAATGGTGTTGCTGTAGAAGATGGTTCTGGGTTGCTGGCCTCCCAAAGGCATTTAGAAAACTCTGAAGAATCCTCAAAAGTGTTTCTTGAGAAGCCAGAAACTCTTGTACAAGAGCCCATGGGTGACAACATCAACAGAAACATACTGAAGGGCAAAGGTAGTCCTCAAGAAGACTGTCAGTTGCATGGCCAGCAAAATATGGCGATAAAAGTAACATCGACCCCGGTGAGACAAGAAGGAAGGCTGAATCCAGCAGATCCTTTGACCTTGGAGATTCTGGAAGGCAGCTACACTGGGAATTGCCGTCACAGAGATGGTTCACAATTAA GTATACTCTTTGAAGTGAAACAGGTAGAGCTGCAGGACCCTACCGTACTTTTCTGTGTCTGGGTGGTGAAAGACCTTCTACAGAGCCAGAAGGAAGTGGTAGCAAAGactcagcttttgctttccagtctAGCAAGCTCTGCTGACTCTATTGCCGATCTTTCCACAAATAGTCTTGGAGAAGTAAGAAATCCTACTATG GCCATCAGATCAACTTCATTGTTTGAGAATTCTCGAAGAGCTGAAGATCTTGCAGGATTAAGGGCGTGTGAGGGAGAGTACGCAAAAAATTACAACACTCTCAGTCTAATTGGCAAAGGGTCTTTTGGCTTTGTGTGGACTGCCAGGAGCAAGAAAGATCACCAGGAg GTTGTCGTAAAGTTCATCTGGAAGGAGAGGGTGCTTGAGGACTGCTGGGTAGATGATCCTGATCGAGGGAGAGTTACGCAAGAAATTGCAATCCTGTTGAAGCTGCGGCACCCCAGTATCATTAAG GTGCTGGACGTATTTGAAAATGAACACTTCTTCCAGCTGGTGATGGAGAAGCATGGGTCTGGTCTGGATCTCTTTACATTCATTGATAATCAGCCCAACTTGGATGAGCCATTAGCGAGCTATATATTCAGACAG CTTGTGTCAGCTGTTGGGTACCTCCACTGTAGAAACATCCTTCACAGAGACATCAAGGATGAAAACATTGTCATTGCTGAAGATTTCACAATCAAATTAGTAGACTTTggttcagctgcctacctggaACCTGGCAAACTGTTTTATACCTTCTGTGGGACAATTGAATACTGCTCACCAGAAGTGCTGTCTGGCAAACC GTACTGTGGCCCTGAGCTGGAGATGTGGTCACTTGGTGTCACGCTGTATACCCTGGTATTTGGAGAGAATCCCTTCTGTGAGCTGGAGGAGACCATGGCAGCTGTCCTGAATCCTCCTTGGCCTGTGTCAAAAG GTCTCATGAACATCATGGCTGGGCTTCTGCATCCTGTTCCGGAGCGGCGCACAACTCTCACAGTGTTAGCAGAGGATCATTGGCTGAAGCAGCCTGTGAACCTGGGTGATTATACCTGGGAAGAGGTATACGTGTCTGCTGAGACAG AAAGCAGCAGATTCAGAAACAGTTCTGGTGGGTGCATACACGAAGACAGGCTCCTGGCTCCTCACGTGGAGAATGAGCCGTGCTTGAACACTTCTGACTGCGAGCGTGCAGCTCCCCGCCGGGAAGGAGCAGCGGCTGCGGAGTGCCAGGGCTCGGGCATGGGAAGTCGCTGCAGTCCTTCTCTGCAGCGCTACTAA